In Hermetia illucens chromosome 5, iHerIll2.2.curated.20191125, whole genome shotgun sequence, a single window of DNA contains:
- the LOC119656692 gene encoding uncharacterized protein LOC119656692, translating to MYLLSAIVNIFLWPLFFGPSIFTPIEGRPRVHITQLSFDFDKKLANGTTWLTDDRTINVVFDLKKELKTMKSRVKMDLIHRQRTFYALYSTRDYCDQISITNKIWAVFRESFLQTTNFPSSCPIPKSTYYVRNLSFPEQYLPSYIPALNFVVETTFLHGMYFNQEEVLLKHVTRGKLIP from the exons ATGTATCTTCTCTCTGCCATTGTCAATATTTTTCTTTGGCCCTTATTTTTTGGTCCTAGCATCTTTACACCGATTGAG ggTCGTCCACGAGTGCACATCACACAGCTCAGTTTTGATTTCGATAAAAAATTAGCAAACGGAACTACATGGCTCACCGATGATAGAACTATCAATGTCGTATTCGATTTAAAGAAGGAGCTGAAAACAATGAAGTCAAGAGTTAAAATGGACCTGATTCACAGGCAACGCACTTTCTATGCGCTTTATTCAACCCGAGATTATTGCGACCAGATATCAATCACGAATAAGATTTGGGCCGTCTTCCGGGAGTCGTTCCTTCAAACTACAAACTTTCCCTCTTCATGCCCTATTCCCAAAAGCACATACTATGTTCGTAATTTGTCCTTCCCGGAGCAGTATTTGCCTAGCTATATTCCAGCTTTAAACTTTGTTGTGGAAACAACATTCCTACATGGAATGTACTTCAATCAAGAAGAAGTGTTGTTGAAACACGTTACTCGGGGAAAGTTGATTCCGTAA